A genomic stretch from Marinobacter fonticola includes:
- the frr gene encoding ribosome recycling factor, producing MIDEIKSDAETRMKKSLDALHSAFNKIRTGRAHPAILDSVMVNYYGQQTPLKQIAAVNVEDSRTLAVAPWEKGLIPVIEKAIMMSDLGLNPASTGDVIRVPMPMLTEDSRREMVKQAKADAEHGRVSIRNARRDANNDLKELLKEKDITEDEERKGQDAIQKLTDLYIADVEKMLKSKEDDLMEV from the coding sequence GTGATCGACGAAATTAAGTCAGATGCCGAAACGCGCATGAAGAAAAGCCTCGACGCATTGCATTCGGCCTTCAACAAGATTCGCACAGGCCGTGCTCATCCGGCCATTCTGGACAGCGTGATGGTCAACTACTATGGCCAGCAAACACCGCTAAAACAGATCGCCGCTGTTAACGTTGAAGATTCGCGCACTCTGGCGGTTGCTCCCTGGGAAAAAGGCCTGATTCCGGTTATCGAAAAGGCCATTATGATGTCGGATCTTGGCCTGAATCCAGCCAGCACCGGCGATGTCATTCGCGTCCCTATGCCGATGCTCACCGAAGACAGTCGTCGTGAGATGGTCAAGCAGGCCAAGGCGGATGCCGAGCATGGCCGCGTTTCCATCCGCAATGCCCGTCGCGATGCCAACAACGATTTGAAGGAACTGCTCAAGGAAAAGGACATTACCGAAGACGAAGAGCGCAAGGGGCAGGACGCTATCCAAAAGCTGACGGACCTCTATATCGCAGACGTCGAGAAGATGCTGAAATCGAAGGAAGACGACCTCATGGAGGTCTGA
- the tsf gene encoding translation elongation factor Ts, with product MAAITAAMVKELRERTGLGMMECKKALVEAEGSVDNAIDELRKSSGLKAAKKAGRTAAEGVSILSVADDNKSATLLEVNSETDFVARDDNFMNFANDVLAQAVKTGEGDVAKLMEGDLEEKRQALVQKIGENITVRRVVKIEGDVVGGYVHSNNKIASIVALTGGNSEIARDIAMHIAAVNPRVGKPEEMPQDEVEREKDIIRAQPDMEGKPSEIVEKMMTGRIQKFLKENSLVEQPFVKNPDQTVGALLKSAGADLIGFIRLEVGEGIEKEEVDFAAEVAAAAGTGKA from the coding sequence ATGGCTGCTATTACCGCTGCAATGGTCAAAGAGCTGCGCGAGCGCACTGGCCTGGGCATGATGGAGTGCAAGAAGGCGCTCGTTGAAGCTGAGGGCAGTGTTGATAACGCGATTGACGAGCTGCGCAAATCTTCCGGCCTCAAAGCTGCCAAGAAGGCAGGCCGTACGGCCGCTGAAGGCGTCTCCATACTGAGTGTGGCTGATGACAACAAGAGTGCCACGCTGCTGGAAGTTAACTCTGAAACTGATTTTGTCGCCCGTGACGACAACTTCATGAACTTCGCCAACGATGTGCTGGCACAAGCCGTCAAAACTGGCGAAGGCGATGTGGCCAAACTAATGGAAGGCGACCTGGAAGAAAAGCGCCAGGCCCTGGTCCAAAAGATTGGTGAAAACATTACCGTTCGCCGCGTGGTCAAGATTGAAGGTGACGTGGTTGGTGGCTATGTCCACAGCAACAATAAAATTGCTTCCATCGTCGCTTTGACCGGCGGTAATTCCGAAATCGCCCGCGATATCGCCATGCACATCGCTGCCGTCAATCCGCGTGTGGGCAAGCCGGAAGAAATGCCGCAGGACGAAGTCGAGAGGGAAAAGGACATCATCCGCGCTCAGCCGGATATGGAAGGTAAGCCGTCTGAAATCGTCGAAAAGATGATGACCGGCCGTATCCAGAAGTTTCTGAAGGAAAACAGCCTGGTCGAGCAGCCGTTCGTCAAGAACCCGGACCAGACCGTTGGCGCTCTGCTGAAGTCTGCCGGCGCTGATTTGATTGGCTTCATCCGTCTCGAAGTCGGTGAAGGCATCGAGAAAGAAGAAGTCGATTTTGCTGCCGAAGTCGCTGCTGCCGCAGGTACCGGCAAGGCCTGA
- a CDS encoding phosphatidate cytidylyltransferase, which produces MLKTRVITALILAPIAIGCIFFLPPMGFAIFTGFIIAMGAWEWANMAGLTNRTARIVYALLTALVLFLLLHTTAVTVLVLSVVWWVVGLLLVRAYPEGSALWRPVAVRALMGALVLVPAWVGLNHLRSSHFQLANVDNNLLLLLYVFCVVWIADIGAYFAGRAFGKSKLAPRVSPGKSWAGVWGGLAAVTGLSLLVSLLIGCNGQETLLLLLLSLVTGAVSVVGDLLESMLKRFRGIKDSSQLLPGHGGIMDRIDSLTAAIPVFALGMTWLGWLHVSPIA; this is translated from the coding sequence GTGCTCAAGACACGCGTCATCACAGCCTTGATTCTTGCGCCTATCGCCATTGGGTGCATTTTCTTCTTGCCGCCGATGGGCTTTGCCATCTTCACCGGTTTCATTATCGCCATGGGCGCCTGGGAGTGGGCCAACATGGCGGGCCTCACAAACCGCACGGCGCGCATCGTCTATGCGTTGCTCACCGCGCTAGTGCTTTTCCTGTTGCTGCATACAACGGCGGTAACGGTGCTTGTGCTATCGGTGGTGTGGTGGGTCGTGGGGCTCTTGCTCGTGCGTGCGTACCCCGAGGGCAGTGCGCTCTGGCGTCCGGTGGCCGTCAGGGCGTTGATGGGCGCGCTGGTTTTGGTGCCGGCTTGGGTCGGGCTTAACCACTTGCGTTCCAGTCACTTCCAGCTCGCCAATGTGGATAACAACCTGCTGCTGTTACTGTATGTTTTCTGCGTGGTCTGGATAGCGGACATTGGCGCTTACTTTGCCGGCCGGGCGTTCGGCAAGTCGAAACTCGCGCCCCGCGTGAGTCCGGGAAAATCCTGGGCTGGCGTGTGGGGAGGACTCGCAGCGGTTACCGGGCTATCGTTGCTGGTGAGTCTGTTAATCGGCTGTAATGGCCAGGAGACGCTACTCCTGTTGCTCCTGAGCTTGGTCACCGGTGCGGTGTCCGTGGTTGGCGATCTATTGGAGAGCATGTTAAAGCGCTTCCGGGGCATCAAGGACAGCAGTCAGTTGCTGCCAGGCCATGGGGGTATCATGGATCGCATTGATAGTCTGACCGCCGCTATTCCCGTCTTTGCCCTGGGTATGACGTGGCTGGGCTGGCTTCACGTCAGTCCAATCGCTTAG
- a CDS encoding [protein-PII] uridylyltransferase, which translates to MAIADVLDTASLESQIAEAPSPVGPARKALRSSFNNHAESFKTGADVRELVMARALTVDRVLALLWKRYPFSQSDDIALIAVGGYGRGELHPHSDIDLLILTQDGIREEWQDDLAAFITLLWDLRLDIGHSVRSIEESKTAARDDVTILTNLLETRTVAGPDNLRAKLSTEVYSDSVSDDRAYFIAKREEQRRRHEKYGDTEYNLEPNIKGSPGGLRDIQTIGWITKRHFGLESIADLTRFSILSEEEYQIILSGENFLWRLRYGLQLIADRNENRLLFDHQRALAEMLGYRDKGKRLGVEMMMQEYYRTVLALAELADVILQYYDEAILGSDEQEDIRPLNKRFQIRNRYIEAINNQVFAYAPYALMEIFVLMAQNPGIRGIRAKTIRSLRAHRHLIDDAFRSDLAVTTLFMELLRTPHALDQTLSFMKKYNVLGRYLPEFGQIIGQMQYDLFHIFTVDAHTLRVIRNMVQMRSEEALTNFPLASRLIHRLPKLENLYIAGLYHDIAKGRGGDHSELGAEEAIAFCERHHLSQRDTQLIAWLVENHLLMSMTAQRKDISDPDIIHAFARAVPSQVHLDYLYVLTVCDISATNPKLWNTWRASLLRQLYIEAKRALRRGTETPIDRNEWIQATQSEAREILLAQNISDEQIDTVWDVMDEDYFLQDSTVDIAWQTAAIIRHGDNPDPLVMIRDTRGGPTDGYSQIVIYMKDRAALFAATTAVFEQLNLNIVDARISSSQDPYSISAYVVLDERGQPLGKDQARKERVRERLVEELDDPEDYPDIIHRRTPRQLKHFSFPTQVTFSNDTVNQRTVMEMITPDRPGLLARVGRILLDHGVRLTNAKIATLGERVEDVFFVTDDKGAPLSDPATCQALQDDLCRQLDESVGM; encoded by the coding sequence ATGGCGATTGCCGACGTCCTAGATACCGCCAGCCTGGAATCCCAAATCGCGGAGGCGCCCTCACCCGTGGGCCCGGCGCGCAAGGCGCTGCGATCCTCGTTCAACAATCACGCCGAATCGTTCAAGACTGGCGCGGATGTACGCGAACTCGTGATGGCGCGGGCATTGACCGTCGACCGGGTGCTCGCCCTGCTCTGGAAGCGTTACCCCTTTTCCCAGTCTGACGATATCGCACTGATCGCCGTCGGCGGCTACGGCAGGGGTGAACTTCACCCGCACTCGGATATCGATCTGCTGATCCTGACCCAGGATGGCATACGGGAGGAGTGGCAGGACGATCTGGCCGCCTTCATTACGCTGCTTTGGGACTTGCGTCTCGACATCGGCCACAGCGTGCGCAGCATCGAAGAGAGCAAGACCGCCGCCCGAGACGACGTCACCATTCTTACCAATCTGCTGGAAACCCGCACCGTCGCAGGCCCGGACAATCTTCGGGCCAAGCTTTCGACAGAGGTCTATTCGGATAGTGTCAGCGACGATCGGGCCTACTTTATTGCCAAACGCGAAGAGCAGCGCCGCCGCCACGAAAAATACGGCGATACCGAATACAACCTGGAACCCAACATCAAGGGATCTCCAGGCGGACTACGGGACATCCAGACCATTGGCTGGATCACCAAACGTCACTTTGGGCTGGAATCCATCGCCGATCTGACGCGCTTCAGTATTTTGTCCGAGGAGGAGTACCAAATTATCCTCAGCGGCGAGAACTTTCTCTGGCGCCTGCGTTACGGCCTGCAGTTGATTGCCGACCGCAACGAGAATCGCCTGCTTTTTGACCACCAGCGCGCCCTGGCGGAAATGCTTGGCTATCGCGATAAGGGCAAGCGTCTGGGTGTCGAGATGATGATGCAGGAGTATTATCGTACCGTGCTTGCTCTGGCAGAGCTTGCGGACGTCATTCTTCAGTATTATGACGAGGCGATCCTCGGGTCGGATGAGCAAGAGGATATCCGGCCGCTGAACAAGCGCTTTCAGATTCGGAACCGTTATATCGAGGCCATCAACAACCAGGTTTTTGCTTACGCACCCTACGCGCTAATGGAAATCTTCGTGTTGATGGCGCAGAACCCCGGTATCCGGGGCATCCGCGCGAAAACGATCCGCTCCCTGCGTGCCCACCGGCACTTGATCGACGATGCCTTCCGCTCCGACTTAGCGGTAACGACCCTGTTCATGGAATTGCTGCGCACGCCTCACGCGCTGGACCAGACGCTCTCTTTCATGAAGAAATACAACGTGCTGGGTCGTTATCTGCCAGAATTCGGGCAGATTATCGGTCAGATGCAGTACGACCTGTTCCACATCTTTACGGTAGACGCCCATACCTTGCGCGTGATCCGCAACATGGTTCAGATGCGCAGCGAAGAAGCGCTGACGAACTTCCCGCTGGCCTCTCGCTTAATCCATCGTCTGCCCAAGCTGGAAAACCTGTATATTGCCGGGCTCTATCACGACATTGCCAAGGGCCGGGGCGGCGATCACTCGGAGTTGGGCGCGGAGGAAGCGATTGCTTTCTGCGAACGCCATCATCTGAGCCAGCGCGATACCCAGCTCATTGCCTGGCTCGTTGAAAATCACCTGCTGATGTCCATGACGGCCCAGCGCAAAGACATTTCCGACCCGGACATCATTCATGCATTCGCCCGGGCTGTGCCCAGCCAGGTCCATCTGGACTACCTCTACGTGCTCACGGTCTGCGATATCAGCGCGACCAATCCCAAGCTTTGGAATACCTGGCGCGCATCCCTCCTTCGCCAGCTCTACATTGAAGCCAAGCGGGCGCTACGCCGGGGCACAGAAACCCCTATAGATCGCAATGAGTGGATCCAGGCCACCCAGTCGGAAGCCCGTGAAATCCTGCTGGCCCAAAACATCTCCGATGAACAAATCGATACCGTTTGGGATGTGATGGACGAGGACTATTTCTTACAGGACTCCACCGTCGACATCGCGTGGCAAACCGCAGCCATTATCCGCCACGGCGACAATCCGGACCCGCTAGTGATGATTCGCGATACCCGCGGCGGCCCGACCGACGGCTATTCCCAGATTGTGATCTATATGAAGGATCGCGCCGCCCTGTTTGCGGCGACCACGGCGGTCTTCGAGCAGCTCAACCTGAACATCGTCGACGCCCGCATCAGCAGCAGCCAAGATCCCTATTCTATCAGCGCCTATGTCGTGCTCGATGAACGGGGACAGCCACTAGGCAAAGACCAGGCACGCAAGGAACGGGTACGCGAACGGTTGGTAGAAGAGCTGGATGACCCCGAAGACTACCCGGACATCATCCACCGCCGCACACCACGGCAACTTAAGCATTTCTCGTTCCCGACCCAGGTGACCTTCTCCAACGATACGGTAAACCAGCGCACGGTGATGGAGATGATCACGCCTGACCGGCCCGGCCTGCTAGCCCGCGTCGGCCGCATCCTACTCGACCACGGCGTGCGTCTCACCAATGCCAAAATCGCTACCCTGGGCGAGCGCGTCGAGGACGTGTTTTTTGTCACCGACGATAAAGGCGCGCCGCTGAGCGACCCGGCCACCTGTCAGGCCCTGCAGGATGATCTATGCCGCCAGCTCGACGAAAGCGTTGGCATGTAA
- the rpsB gene encoding 30S ribosomal protein S2 has translation MAQVSMRDLLKAGAHFGHQTRYWNPKMSKFIFGARNKIHIINLEQTVPAMDDALKFIRQLAESKNKVLFVGTKRAAAKIIKEEALRAGQPYVNHRWLGGMLTNYKTIRQSIRRYRDLESQSQDGTFDKLTKKEALERTREMDKLERGIGGIKDMGGLPDALFVIDVDHERIAIKEANKLGIPVVGVVDTNSDPDGVDYVIPGNDDAIRAIQIYVKAVADTCIEASQSGTGADEFVEVSEDAPAAE, from the coding sequence ATGGCTCAGGTAAGCATGCGTGACCTGCTCAAGGCAGGCGCCCACTTCGGTCACCAGACTCGCTACTGGAACCCGAAAATGTCGAAGTTCATCTTCGGCGCCCGTAACAAGATTCATATCATTAACCTGGAGCAGACCGTTCCGGCCATGGATGACGCATTGAAGTTCATCCGTCAGCTGGCCGAGAGCAAGAACAAGGTTCTGTTCGTAGGTACCAAGCGTGCCGCGGCGAAGATTATTAAAGAAGAAGCCCTGCGCGCAGGTCAGCCCTACGTCAATCATCGCTGGTTGGGCGGTATGCTGACCAACTACAAGACCATTCGCCAGTCCATCCGTCGCTACCGTGATCTGGAAAGCCAGAGCCAGGACGGTACCTTCGATAAGTTGACCAAGAAAGAAGCTCTCGAGCGTACCCGCGAGATGGATAAGCTGGAGCGTGGCATCGGCGGTATCAAGGATATGGGCGGCCTGCCCGACGCACTGTTCGTAATCGACGTCGACCACGAACGCATTGCGATCAAGGAAGCCAACAAACTGGGTATTCCGGTCGTCGGTGTTGTCGATACCAACAGTGACCCGGACGGTGTCGATTACGTGATCCCGGGTAACGATGACGCGATTCGCGCCATCCAGATCTACGTTAAAGCGGTTGCCGATACCTGCATCGAAGCCTCCCAGTCCGGCACTGGCGCGGATGAGTTCGTTGAAGTCAGCGAAGACGCGCCCGCGGCTGAATAA
- the ispC gene encoding 1-deoxy-D-xylulose-5-phosphate reductoisomerase: MSSQPIEAAMRQVTVLGATGSIGLSTLDVISRHPDRFRVFALTACRQVNGMLDLCRLHRPDYAVMADEQSAAELASRMPAEWGVEVLGGPEGLVSVAAADGCDTVMASIVGAAGLESTLAAVRAGKRVLLANKEALVMSGKLFMDAVAESGAELLPIDSEHNAIFQCLPPHQTRNFPGAGVRRILLTASGGPFRQTAAEALIDVSPEQACAHPNWSMGQKISVDSATLMNKGLELIEACWLFNTQPAQIEVHVHPESIIHSMVEYVDGSVLAQLGSPDMRTPIANGLAWPERIDSGVAPLDLFALGRFHFERPDAERFPCLRLAAEAFEQGGTSPAVLNAANEEAVAAFLRRELRFTDIPAIIDSVLAALPAVSADNFSVIFDKDRESRSLALEQIRRRAVSVSGLG; the protein is encoded by the coding sequence ATGTCATCACAGCCAATCGAGGCAGCCATGCGTCAGGTGACGGTTCTGGGAGCAACGGGGTCGATAGGACTGAGCACATTGGATGTGATCAGCCGGCATCCTGACCGCTTCCGGGTGTTTGCATTGACAGCCTGTCGCCAGGTTAACGGCATGCTCGATTTGTGCCGGCTGCATCGGCCAGACTATGCCGTTATGGCGGATGAACAAAGCGCCGCGGAATTGGCAAGCCGTATGCCTGCCGAGTGGGGCGTCGAAGTTCTAGGTGGTCCCGAAGGCCTTGTTAGCGTCGCTGCTGCCGACGGGTGCGATACCGTGATGGCCTCCATTGTCGGTGCCGCCGGTCTGGAGTCTACGCTGGCGGCAGTTCGAGCCGGTAAGCGCGTGTTGTTGGCCAACAAAGAAGCGCTGGTGATGTCCGGCAAGCTGTTCATGGATGCCGTGGCTGAAAGTGGTGCGGAACTGCTGCCTATCGACAGTGAGCACAATGCCATTTTCCAGTGTCTTCCGCCGCACCAGACACGCAACTTTCCGGGCGCTGGCGTGCGCCGTATTCTGCTGACTGCGTCAGGCGGGCCTTTTCGGCAGACCGCTGCGGAAGCCCTGATCGATGTCTCGCCGGAGCAGGCCTGCGCCCATCCGAATTGGAGCATGGGCCAGAAAATATCGGTGGATTCGGCGACGCTGATGAACAAGGGCCTGGAGCTCATCGAAGCCTGCTGGCTCTTCAATACTCAGCCGGCGCAGATCGAAGTCCACGTCCACCCGGAAAGTATTATCCATTCGATGGTCGAGTACGTGGACGGCTCTGTACTGGCCCAGCTGGGCAGTCCGGACATGCGCACGCCCATCGCTAACGGCTTGGCTTGGCCGGAGCGGATTGATTCAGGTGTCGCTCCGCTCGATCTATTTGCGCTGGGCCGCTTCCATTTCGAGCGTCCGGATGCGGAGCGCTTCCCTTGCCTGCGTTTGGCTGCGGAAGCTTTTGAGCAGGGTGGGACGAGTCCGGCGGTGCTCAATGCCGCCAACGAGGAGGCTGTCGCTGCCTTCCTGCGCCGGGAACTGCGTTTCACGGATATTCCCGCTATTATTGACTCGGTCCTGGCCGCTTTGCCAGCTGTCAGCGCGGACAATTTTAGCGTCATTTTTGATAAGGATCGGGAGTCTCGATCACTGGCACTGGAACAGATTCGTCGTCGCGCGGTCTCAGTGTCTGGTCTCGGCTAG
- the uppS gene encoding polyprenyl diphosphate synthase: protein MTDSLTAEIPVTAGSRPRHVAIIMDGNNRWAKQRRLAGVAGHKAGVKAVRSSVETCARYGVEVLTLFAFSSENWRRPKDEVSALMRLFLIALEREVKKLHRNNIRLRIIGDRTAFNDNLREHMARAEALTEGNDGMTLVIAANYGGQWDIAQATRSLAEEVKKGLLQPVDITEDHVQQRMCIGDLPMPDLMIRTAGEQRISNFLLWHLAYTEFYFSEVYWPDFNEREMLAALNAYAGRKRRFGQTDDQLEKGQIEKGQIENNQTEKVAATGSRT from the coding sequence ATGACGGACAGTCTAACTGCCGAAATTCCGGTGACAGCGGGCTCCAGGCCTCGGCATGTCGCAATTATTATGGATGGCAACAACCGGTGGGCGAAACAGCGCCGGTTGGCCGGTGTGGCGGGCCACAAGGCCGGCGTTAAGGCGGTGCGGTCATCGGTTGAAACCTGCGCCCGGTACGGGGTGGAAGTGCTGACCCTTTTTGCCTTTAGCAGCGAGAACTGGCGACGGCCGAAAGACGAGGTCTCGGCGCTGATGCGGCTGTTTCTGATTGCCCTCGAGCGGGAGGTCAAAAAGCTCCACCGCAATAATATTCGCTTGCGTATCATCGGCGACCGAACGGCGTTCAACGACAACCTTCGCGAGCACATGGCCCGCGCGGAAGCGCTTACAGAAGGTAATGACGGCATGACCCTGGTCATTGCCGCCAATTATGGCGGGCAATGGGATATTGCCCAGGCAACGCGGTCGTTGGCGGAAGAGGTTAAGAAGGGTTTGCTTCAGCCGGTGGATATCACCGAAGATCATGTTCAGCAGCGAATGTGCATTGGCGACCTGCCCATGCCGGATCTAATGATTCGTACGGCCGGGGAGCAGCGCATCAGCAATTTCTTGTTGTGGCATCTGGCTTACACTGAGTTCTATTTTTCCGAAGTCTACTGGCCGGATTTCAATGAGCGGGAAATGCTGGCGGCGCTGAACGCTTACGCGGGCCGCAAGCGACGGTTTGGTCAGACTGACGATCAGCTCGAGAAAGGCCAGATCGAGAAAGGTCAGATCGAGAATAACCAGACCGAGAAAGTAGCCGCGACTGGCTCAAGAACCTAA
- the pyrH gene encoding UMP kinase, giving the protein MPKHSQSQPKYKRVLLKLSGEALMGEQEFGIDPKVLDRMALEIGALIGIGVQVGLVIGGGNLFRGAALSAAGMDRVTGDHMGMLATMMNGLAMRDALERSNIRTRVMSAIPMSGIVEHYDRRRALRDLKDGDVVIFCAGTGNPFFTTDSAACLRGIEIDADVVLKATKVDGVYSADPVKDPTAEKYEVLTYDEVLDKKLGVMDLTAICLCRDQSMPVRVFNMNKSGALTRIVVGEAEGTLIE; this is encoded by the coding sequence ATGCCAAAACACTCGCAGTCCCAGCCTAAATATAAACGTGTGCTCCTGAAACTCAGCGGTGAAGCGCTGATGGGTGAGCAAGAATTCGGGATCGATCCGAAAGTGCTCGATCGCATGGCGCTGGAAATCGGCGCGCTCATCGGTATCGGTGTTCAGGTAGGGCTGGTCATTGGCGGCGGCAATCTGTTTCGTGGCGCCGCATTGAGCGCCGCGGGGATGGATCGGGTTACCGGCGATCACATGGGTATGCTGGCCACGATGATGAATGGCCTGGCCATGCGTGATGCGCTAGAACGTTCCAATATCCGCACCCGCGTTATGTCCGCTATCCCCATGAGCGGCATCGTCGAACATTACGATCGTCGCCGCGCGCTCCGTGACCTCAAGGACGGAGATGTCGTAATATTTTGCGCCGGAACCGGTAATCCTTTCTTTACCACTGATTCCGCCGCTTGTTTGCGTGGTATCGAAATCGATGCGGACGTTGTTCTGAAGGCTACGAAAGTAGACGGCGTTTACTCGGCCGACCCGGTGAAGGATCCAACAGCCGAGAAATACGAAGTTCTGACTTACGATGAGGTTTTGGACAAGAAGCTGGGCGTGATGGATTTGACCGCTATTTGTCTGTGCCGGGATCAGAGCATGCCGGTTCGGGTGTTCAACATGAACAAATCTGGCGCGCTCACCCGTATCGTCGTTGGCGAAGCCGAAGGTACATTGATCGAATAA
- the map gene encoding type I methionyl aminopeptidase produces the protein MQVSIKTPEEIEKMRVAGRLAAEVLEIIGEHVKPGVTTEELDRICHDHIVNVQKAIPAPLNYKGFPKSICTSVNHVVCHGIPTEKKVLKTGDIVNIDVTVIKDEYHGDTSKMYFVGEPKIAADRLVKITQECLYKGMELVKPGAHLGDIGHVIQNHAEKNRFSVVRDYCGHGIGRVFHEEPQVMHYGKPGTGLELQEGMTFTIEPMINQGKYHCKLLPDGWTVVTKDHKLSAQWEHTILVTSDGYDVLTKRSEEHF, from the coding sequence ATGCAGGTATCCATTAAGACCCCGGAAGAAATCGAAAAGATGCGTGTCGCCGGCCGGCTGGCAGCGGAAGTTCTCGAAATAATTGGCGAACACGTCAAACCCGGCGTTACTACAGAAGAGTTGGACCGCATCTGCCACGATCATATCGTCAACGTGCAAAAAGCGATTCCGGCGCCCCTGAACTACAAGGGTTTTCCCAAGTCGATCTGCACCTCGGTCAACCATGTGGTCTGCCACGGCATTCCCACCGAGAAGAAAGTGCTGAAGACCGGCGACATCGTCAATATCGATGTAACGGTCATAAAGGACGAATATCACGGCGATACCAGCAAGATGTACTTTGTCGGCGAGCCCAAGATCGCCGCTGATCGCCTGGTCAAAATTACGCAGGAATGCCTCTATAAAGGCATGGAGCTCGTTAAACCCGGAGCGCACCTGGGCGACATTGGGCACGTCATTCAGAATCACGCCGAAAAGAATCGGTTCTCGGTCGTACGCGATTATTGCGGCCACGGCATCGGCCGGGTTTTCCACGAAGAACCGCAGGTCATGCATTACGGTAAGCCGGGTACCGGGCTGGAACTGCAGGAAGGCATGACCTTTACCATCGAGCCGATGATCAACCAGGGTAAATACCACTGCAAGCTGCTACCTGATGGCTGGACCGTAGTCACCAAGGATCACAAGCTATCGGCGCAGTGGGAACATACGATTCTTGTCACAAGCGATGGCTACGACGTTCTGACGAAAAGGTCCGAAGAGCACTTCTAG
- the rseP gene encoding RIP metalloprotease RseP has product MQFIQTVLSLIVTLGILVTIHEFGHFWVARRCGVRVLRFSVGFGKPMFSWYDKRGTEFAVAAIPLGGYVKMLDEREGPVPEDQLHEAFTQKTPGKRIAIAAAGPAANFLFAIFAYWLLSVVGFTSVAPVVGDVKPGSVAERVGLEPGMEIVGIDGEQVADWRDVGALLLERAGEYGPIEMTVRDGGSLGSRSGELEGWRLDQHEPNPIDLFGITPYRPDVPAVLGEIVPGDRAQASGLQSGDRVQAVDGEPIKDWFALVEKIRNSPEESLELTVARQGEDKTVTVTPARFETEDGEVIGRVGAGVSPIQWPEEMLRENRYGPLAALPHAVGETWDDTRLTLVAIKKMLTGLLSLNNLSGPITIARVAEASVSSGFEDFIQFLAYLSVSLGVLNLLPVPVLDGGHILFYSVEAIRRRPLSEQTQAVGLRIGMAMILTLMVFALYNDLMRL; this is encoded by the coding sequence ATGCAGTTCATTCAAACGGTTCTCTCCCTTATTGTCACACTCGGCATCCTCGTTACCATCCATGAGTTTGGACACTTTTGGGTGGCCAGGCGTTGTGGCGTCCGCGTGTTGCGGTTCTCGGTGGGTTTCGGCAAGCCCATGTTTTCCTGGTACGACAAGCGAGGCACCGAATTTGCCGTAGCCGCTATTCCGCTCGGCGGTTACGTCAAGATGCTCGACGAGCGCGAGGGCCCGGTCCCAGAGGACCAGCTGCACGAGGCGTTCACCCAGAAGACGCCGGGGAAGCGAATTGCCATCGCCGCAGCCGGTCCAGCCGCCAATTTCCTGTTTGCTATTTTCGCCTACTGGCTACTTAGCGTGGTAGGTTTTACTTCCGTGGCTCCGGTCGTGGGCGACGTAAAGCCAGGCAGCGTTGCCGAGCGCGTGGGCCTGGAACCAGGCATGGAAATCGTCGGCATCGATGGCGAGCAGGTCGCGGACTGGCGGGACGTGGGCGCTTTGCTGCTTGAGCGGGCCGGCGAATACGGTCCCATCGAGATGACTGTGCGCGACGGTGGTTCGCTCGGCTCCCGTTCAGGGGAGCTGGAGGGCTGGCGTCTGGATCAGCACGAGCCCAACCCGATCGATCTGTTCGGCATTACGCCCTACCGGCCGGATGTTCCGGCGGTGCTGGGTGAGATTGTGCCTGGGGACCGTGCTCAGGCATCGGGGCTTCAGTCCGGAGATAGAGTGCAAGCGGTCGATGGTGAGCCGATCAAGGACTGGTTCGCGTTGGTCGAAAAGATCCGTAACTCGCCCGAGGAGTCGCTGGAGCTGACAGTGGCTCGCCAGGGCGAGGATAAGACCGTCACGGTAACCCCCGCGCGTTTCGAGACTGAAGACGGTGAGGTAATCGGTCGTGTCGGCGCCGGAGTGTCGCCTATCCAATGGCCGGAGGAGATGCTGCGTGAGAATCGCTATGGCCCGCTGGCCGCGCTCCCCCATGCCGTTGGCGAGACTTGGGACGATACCCGCCTGACCCTCGTCGCCATCAAGAAGATGCTGACCGGTCTGCTTTCTTTGAATAATCTTAGCGGCCCTATTACCATTGCCCGCGTTGCTGAAGCCAGCGTGAGTTCGGGATTCGAGGATTTTATCCAGTTCCTGGCTTACCTCAGCGTCAGTCTCGGCGTGTTGAACCTGTTACCGGTTCCGGTCCTTGATGGCGGTCATATCCTCTTCTATAGCGTAGAGGCGATTCGCCGCAGGCCACTCTCCGAGCAGACCCAGGCTGTAGGGTTACGAATCGGTATGGCAATGATCCTGACATTGATGGTCTTTGCCCTTTACAACGACCTGATGCGGTTGTGA